In Capsicum annuum cultivar UCD-10X-F1 chromosome 7, UCD10Xv1.1, whole genome shotgun sequence, one genomic interval encodes:
- the LOC107877669 gene encoding DNA replication licensing factor MCM5, producing the protein MSGWDEGAVYYSDQAQFPHGGGGAAGGGGDGENGGVSRHVILRKFKEFIRNFPDKSQPNVFPYREALVENQNYLVVNLSDLLSYERDQTLPELLRQNPADYLPLFETAAVEVLASLRSRIAGESGEMEEPEIGEVQILLRSEQDSMSMRSLGAQYISKLVKVSGIVIAASRTKAKATYVTLLCKNCKNVKIVPCRPGLGGAIVPRSCDHVPQVGEEPCPIDPWVVVPDKSKYVDQQTLKLQENPEDVPTGELPRNMLLSIDRHLVQTIVPGTRLTIMGIYSIFQASNSSTSHKGAVAVRQPYIRVVGLEETNEANSRGPANFTVDEKEEFMKFASDSNAYDKICAKVAPSIFGHVDVKKAVTCLLFGGSRKFLPDGVRLRGDINVLLLGDPSTAKSQFLKFVEKTAPVAVYTSGKGSSAAGLTASVIRDNSSREFYLEGGAMVLADGGVVCIDEFDKMRPEDRVAIHEAMEQQTISIAKAGITTVLNSRTSVLAAANPPSGRYDDLKTAQDNIDLQTTILSRFDLIFIVKDIRKYDQDKNIASHIIKVHASAEASRDDTRTMKEYNWLKRYIQYCKANCHPRLSDSAASMLQESYVKIRQDMRRQSNETGEATAIPITVRQLEAIVRLSEALARMRLSQVANEDHVKEAIRLFNTSTMDAARSGISQHINVTPEMANEIKQAEVQIKRRMGIGSHISERRLIDDLTRMGMNESIVRRALIIMHQRDEVEYKRERRVILRKA; encoded by the exons ATGTCAGGTTGGGATGAAGGAGCAGTATACTACAGCGACCAAGCACAGTTCCCTCACGGAGGCGGAGGTGCGGCAGGCGGCGGCGGCGATGGTGAAAATGGCGGAGTTAGTCGACACGTCATTCTTCGGAAGTTCAAAGAGTTCATTCGTAACTTTCCTGATAAGTCTCAGCCGAACGTGTTTCCGTATAGAGAAGCGCTCGTCGAGAACCAGAATTACCTTGTTGTTAATTTGTCTGATTTGCTTTCGTATGAACGGGATCAGACTTTGCCTGAATTGCTCAGACAGAATCCCGCGGATTATCTTCCTTTG TTTGAAACCGCTGCAGTTGAGGTTCTTGCTAGCTTGAGATCGAGGATAGCTGGTGAGAGTGGGGAAATGGAGGAGCCAGAGATTGGTGAAGTACAAATACTCTTGAGGTCAGAGCAGGATTCAATGTCAATGCGTTCCCTGGGG GCACAATACATATCAAAGCTGGTCAAAGTATCCGGGATTGTTATTGCAGCATCAAGGACTAAAGCAAAGGCAACTTATGTGACCTTGCTATGTAAGAACTGTAAAAATGTGAAGATTGTCCCATGTCGTCCAGGGCTTGGAGGAGCTATTGTACCACGTTCTTGTGATCATGTTCCTCAG GTGGGGGAGGAACCCTGTCCTATTGATCCATGGGTAGTGGTTCCAGATAAAAGTAAGTATGTTGACCAGCAGACGCTCAAATTGCAGGAAAACCCTGAG GATGTTCCTACCGGAGAGCTGCCAAGAAATATGCTTCTATCTATAGATCGTCATCTTGTTCAAACTATAGTGCCTGGTACAAGGCTGACTATAATGGGGATCTACAGTATTTTTCAGGCTTCAAATTCATCGACATC TCACAAAGGAGCTGTTGCTGTTAGGCAGCCTTATATTAGAGTTGTTGGATTGGAAGAAACAAATGAGGCCAATTCTCGAGGGCCAGCCAACTTCACTGTAGATGAG AAAGAAGAATTTATGAAATTTGCATCCGATAGCAATGCTTATGATAAGATATGCGCAAAGGTTGCTCCCTCAATATTTGGGCATGTTGATGTCAAGAAAGCAGTCACATGCCTTTTATTTGGAGGGTCAAGGAAG TTCTTGCCTGATGGTGTAAGATTAAGAGGTGATATCAACGTATTGCTGTTGGGAGATCCATCAACTGCTAAATCACAG TTTCTAAAATTTGTGGAAAAGACAGCCCCAGTAGCTGTATACACTTCTGGCAAGGGATCTTCAGCTGCTGGTCTCACAGCTTCTGTCATTAGGGATAATAGCTCT CGTGAGTTTTACCTAGAAGGAGGAGCCATGGTCTTGGCAGACGGAGGAGTTGTCTGCATTGATGAGTTTGACAAAATGAGGCCAGAAGATAG AGTTGCTATTCATGAAGCAATGGAGCAGCAAACAATTTCCATTGCAAAGGCTGGAATTACAACAGTCCTTAATTCAAGAACCTCCGTGCTTGCTGCAGCTAATCCTCCATCTGGACGCTATGATGATCTCAAG ACTGCACAAGACAACATTGACTTGCAGACAACCATTCTTTCAAGATTCGATTTGATTTTCATTGTGAAAGACATCCGGAAGTACGATCAGGACAAG AATATTGCCAGCCATATCATCAAGGTCCATGCATCCGCTGAAGCATCTAGGGATGACACTAGAACTATGAAGGAGTATAATTGGCTGAAAAG ATATATACAATATTGTAAGGCCAATTGCCATCCACGGCTATCAGATTCTGCAGCCTCAATGTTACAAGAAAGTTATGTCAAAATTAGGCAG GATATGAGGCGACAGTCAAATGAAACTGGGGAGGCAACTGCAATACCAATTACTGTGCGGCAACTAGAGGCCATAGTGAGGTTGAGTGAAGCTCTTGCAAGAATGAGACT CTCCCAAGTTGCAAATGAGGATCATGTCAAGGAAGCAATTAGGCTCTTCAACACGTCCACGATGGATGCAGCACGATCTGGAATCAGTCAACACATAAATGTTACTCCTGAGATGGCAAATGAGATAAAG CAAGCCGAAGTCCAAATTAAGAGAAGAATGGGTATTGGTAGCCACATATCAGAGAGAAGGCTAATTGATGATCTGACCAGGATGGGCATGAATGAATCAATT GTAAGAAGAGCACTGATAATTATGCATCAAAGGGATGAAGTGGAGTACAAACGAGAACGTAGAGTCATACTCCGAAAAGCCTAA